Proteins encoded by one window of Kribbella italica:
- a CDS encoding non-ribosomal peptide synthetase/type I polyketide synthase encodes MANSSLTHGPQLTLTGDDPADAVAALVRAAADFPAAGVRTPAGLLTYPDLLDRARRILTGLRAAGASSGDRVIVQGLSLDDFFPAFWACLLGGIQPAVVGEQVSPGSPVMDRLRHTWDLLDAPIVLTDRAGAAVLDGDGFLLAVVEDLLPLPPADELHRPGPGEVALLMLSSGSTGAPKAAALTHRGLAEFAAGSRRLLDVRPGETMLNWLPVDHSGALLLYHVLPVFTGSTNVHLPTADVLANPLLWLEKAAQYGVAHAWSPTFGLQLSAEALAARPDLVLDLGGVRSLVSGGEQIVLPVVDRFFAATARAGLDRESFRPAWGMAETVTAITIGSLTSDGGVVRVLKSSVSGELVVAEPSVPDADCTTFVAVGPPAPGATARIVDADDQVLPELRIGRLQLKSARVTAGYVNNPSATAAALPDGEWLRTGDLAFVAAGQVVVTGREGDTVVLNGHTLFCHEIEEVVGGVEGLSLRGVGVCGVPNSATGTEDLVVFFEDSGLSDDVVPAIRAALFRRLRLTAGEVVRVPAGEFPRTASGKVRRTELRRLHEAGRYSATDVRSAGDPAEGEAPSAAGVGVVVRRVVGELVGRPVVGDMPFYELGLTSITIARLRAQLAGHFGIDVPATVPFEHPTANALTNWLVSHLGAEANLRPDTGEAVTQESPRVEVRAAGGEAKAVGFEVGAVDRRVAVVGMAARFPGARTVAEYWANLTAGVDSVSTFDVAGGPDQVGVGGVLEDAECFDGEFFGLSPKEAALTDAAHRQFLEVAHEVLEHGGYASADPGLRIGVYAGTGMNLYGHQDQLVGAPVTDVPTAMQATIGATADFLATRAAYRLGLTGPAIGVQTACSTSLVAVHLAVQALLDSDADLAIAGAAAVRLPQEAGYRHVPGSILSPTGRCRPFDAAADGTVGGNGVAAVLLKRLDRALADGDTVHAVILGSAVNNDGTSKVGFTAPSVSGQVDVVSRALDRAGVGPETISYVEAHGTGTALGDPVEFEALSRVFGTAGRTAKCALGSVKANVGHLDSCAGMAGLIKTILMLQHGRLVPTLNLQQPHPELRIDDSPFELTTAAGPWTAGVRRAGVSALGVGGTNAHLVLEQPPLVAASAEPVEAVVVPVSAKSAEALAELSDSLRSHLLDRPELAAVDVATTMARGRRHYTHRRAVVGADAADLAEALAKQPEQTGSGPLTFAYTGQGSTYPGMSDWLYRRFDPARRVFDEIERALGVPVLEADGEHAQVALFANQAAWTEVWRSLGVVPDFVVGHSVGEYAAMYAAGVLSLVDGASLTARRGELMYAGVQPGVMVAVAADLALAERIAAESGVEVAAVNGRDRVVLSGAEDAMARATGVLDVAGLTWRRMGVDRAFHSAMVEPMLDELRAWADGVSFGAPRLPVFGGVDGALLTAVDGRYLVDHARRAVRFDLVVGAVGERGGSRFLEVGPDAVLSAFGRRALPGSTWVASQRKESDEQFAQALAALYGGGSDVDWSMVSAGRRIPLPGHPLVRRRYDGGSAQRPEPVQVAAAKPVLVEGVAVLDRVKELVAPSLGMAPAEVPADSTFLSLGADSLSLMRLVGELDEVFGVAVPVRRLFSDADTPAKLTALLDGSPAAAALAPAPAPAPAPALTPSPALAPAAAPAAALALTPAPAPATKWSTAVASSPVAATRGACDFSLYFFGDYPDAAAHDKYGLILRATEFADERGFHAVWLPERHFHSFGALFPNPSVLAAALATRTQRIRLHAGSVVLPLHHPIRVAEEWSVVDNLSGGRAGICVASGWHARDFVFAPDSYGKHREQMYEHLDTVRKLWAGGAITATAGNGELTEVRLHPSPLQDEPPLYAAVVGNPESYKLAARNDIGVVTNLMAQSVEDLAANIALYRATRAEHGLDPEAGRVVVLVHTYLGDDLDAAREAAYQPFCDYLRSSLSLFGQVTNSLGFQIDLDKTPDDDVDFLLGQAYQRYCESRALIGTADSSRPIVDALLAAGANEVACFVDFGLSPEQVMESLTAVDALREEYGAKPVADDPGRALTPPERRIWFLEQLNPGANTYHEPKAIELHGPLDPIALHGALQKVVDRHPALRTTFREVDGEPRAFVAEEVTIECPVAEGNDLESVLRDVRLGDLDPAAGPLVRAQLVRLAEDHHVLLLVAHHIVFDSPSTPVLARDLGAFYRSWPQDPDLPPAVDGLTVTSPQSTDVDFWVEHLAGAPELQLPSDRLRPRKRSGQGRSATHDLDRRLTEQVTTFSGRTGVTVFSTLLAGLSVVLARFSGQSDFVLGTGVSGRGKHAADSIGMFVDTLPLRVQLPANGQFAAFTRDLGLALMDAVDHRDLPFEDIVAALNPDRSAGRNPLFGVAVEFESGSEQVSFAPPTVAATLLDLPSERAPLDLVLYLTYQAGGIKCVVEYDTDLYDETTVRRLLDYFETTLDLATTGPAVPITDLAVLTAGDRRLLAQLEGESGEAPTICLHELFEQQADRQPEAIAITGAYGDSTYAELEQQANRIAAELLNRGVRPGQLVAICLPRGPGQIAALLGVLKSGAAFLPLDPAVPTERLRFLVDDAGAVVVVTAEGMPELGDQLRIDRLDGTSDRPVTGVTAHDLAYCIYTSGSTGTPKGVLVPHRGTVNHVLQYVAKHPGTTTLQWASPQFDSSLHEIFTALAAGQALVLIEDATRYDVEVLAATIDKYQVQRIVMPFSAVHSLLAAKPSLPSLREIYAAGEATTPTATDHEFLAAHPDCVLYNGYGPTEASVGVTEHRSGTGETAPPIGRPIPGVRLRLLDGDRRPVPVGAVGEICAEGNCVTDGYLNRPAETAAAFFAPDSYATGDLGRWRADGALEFHGRRDDQVKIRGARIEPGEIRAAVLDHALVTDAAVLAMDGELVGYIVGPVGFAELTEHLSARLPQYLVPRRWVRLDRLPLASTGKLDRAALPAPDRPRGSAAPSTPTEHALHAVWCEVLGVDAVGVDDSFFALGGHSLLAVRLLNGVRETTGAELTLTEFFREPTLRAVARAGVEPSPREEAVVRSEEAGPLTFAQRRALGRHRARTDATVYNGITRVDVTGDLDPERLRTALQALTDRHTALRTRVFDDQQMVLATVPIALPVHDLPDDEEQIQAWCVAAAQPAMDPEQAPLWRVRIGRVSADRWVLVVVVHHLVYDGWSSRLFWQELSALYAGDELAPATAQFTDYARWERDTLTGETRTRLETFWRTTLAGATLRPNLPLDHSRPAALSGEGATHHVTLPHELAAHLRTRAAQAGTTPYVVIAAAFARWLGGISGDDEVVLPASSARRSRPEHDGVIGYLGEAVLVRVRLDAPDLLTETAEALYAALDHEALPLSEVVRTAFPDQTTSPYPAVLFTVITTPPATLTLPSGEFQTQGLNVPGHARTELYVVFTLTDESFTLDIEYATDLFTPTTIATWAAALVATLTNQ; translated from the coding sequence ATGGCGAACTCGTCGCTCACGCACGGTCCCCAGCTGACCCTGACCGGGGATGACCCGGCCGACGCGGTCGCGGCCCTGGTCCGGGCCGCCGCGGACTTCCCGGCCGCGGGCGTCCGGACCCCCGCGGGGCTGCTCACCTATCCGGACCTGCTCGACCGGGCGCGGCGGATCCTGACCGGACTCCGTGCCGCGGGGGCGTCCAGCGGGGATCGGGTGATCGTGCAGGGCCTGTCCTTGGACGACTTCTTCCCGGCGTTCTGGGCGTGCCTGCTCGGGGGCATCCAGCCGGCGGTGGTCGGTGAGCAGGTCTCGCCCGGATCCCCGGTCATGGATCGTCTCCGGCACACGTGGGACCTGCTCGACGCACCGATCGTGCTGACGGACCGCGCCGGAGCCGCCGTACTGGACGGTGACGGCTTCCTCCTCGCCGTGGTCGAGGATCTCCTCCCACTGCCACCTGCCGACGAGCTGCACCGACCCGGTCCGGGCGAGGTCGCGCTGCTGATGCTCTCGTCGGGCAGTACCGGCGCGCCGAAGGCTGCGGCGCTCACCCATCGCGGTCTGGCCGAGTTCGCCGCCGGTTCGCGGCGGCTGCTGGACGTGCGGCCGGGGGAGACGATGCTCAACTGGCTGCCGGTCGACCACAGCGGAGCCCTGTTGCTGTACCACGTCCTGCCGGTGTTCACCGGGTCGACCAATGTGCACTTGCCGACGGCCGACGTTCTTGCGAATCCCCTGCTGTGGTTGGAGAAAGCAGCCCAGTACGGCGTCGCGCACGCCTGGTCCCCGACGTTCGGGCTGCAGCTCTCGGCCGAGGCGCTGGCGGCCCGGCCCGACCTCGTACTGGACCTCGGCGGTGTTCGCTCGTTGGTGTCCGGCGGCGAGCAGATCGTGCTGCCGGTGGTCGACCGGTTCTTCGCCGCCACGGCGCGCGCGGGACTCGATCGGGAGAGTTTCCGGCCGGCGTGGGGGATGGCCGAGACGGTCACCGCGATCACGATCGGCAGCTTGACCTCGGACGGCGGAGTGGTCCGCGTACTCAAGTCCTCGGTGAGCGGTGAGCTGGTTGTCGCCGAACCATCGGTTCCGGACGCGGACTGTACGACGTTCGTCGCGGTCGGCCCGCCGGCTCCCGGGGCCACGGCCCGCATCGTCGACGCGGATGACCAGGTGCTGCCCGAGCTGCGGATCGGACGGCTGCAGCTCAAGTCCGCGCGGGTCACCGCCGGGTACGTGAACAACCCGTCGGCGACCGCGGCCGCGCTGCCCGATGGCGAGTGGTTGCGCACCGGGGACCTGGCGTTCGTCGCCGCGGGCCAGGTCGTCGTCACCGGCCGGGAAGGCGACACGGTGGTGCTCAACGGGCACACGCTCTTCTGCCACGAGATCGAGGAAGTCGTCGGTGGGGTCGAAGGGCTCAGCTTGCGGGGAGTTGGTGTCTGCGGGGTACCTAACTCGGCGACTGGGACCGAGGATCTGGTCGTCTTCTTCGAGGACTCTGGTCTGTCGGACGACGTGGTGCCGGCCATCCGCGCTGCGCTGTTTCGGCGGCTGCGGCTGACCGCTGGTGAAGTTGTCCGGGTGCCGGCTGGAGAGTTTCCGCGGACGGCGAGCGGGAAGGTTCGCCGTACGGAACTCCGCAGGCTGCACGAGGCTGGTCGCTACAGCGCGACGGACGTCCGGTCCGCGGGGGATCCGGCTGAGGGGGAAGCTCCGTCTGCGGCGGGGGTCGGCGTGGTGGTGCGTCGGGTGGTGGGGGAGCTGGTCGGGCGGCCAGTGGTGGGTGACATGCCGTTCTACGAGCTGGGGCTGACCTCGATCACGATCGCTCGCCTGCGGGCGCAGCTGGCCGGGCACTTCGGGATCGACGTACCGGCGACGGTGCCGTTCGAGCACCCGACGGCGAACGCGCTGACGAACTGGCTCGTCAGCCACCTCGGCGCCGAAGCGAACCTGCGGCCGGACACGGGTGAGGCGGTCACGCAGGAGTCGCCGCGGGTTGAGGTGAGGGCCGCGGGCGGTGAGGCGAAGGCCGTGGGGTTCGAGGTGGGAGCCGTGGATCGGCGGGTCGCTGTGGTGGGGATGGCTGCTCGGTTCCCGGGGGCGCGGACGGTGGCGGAGTACTGGGCGAACCTGACGGCCGGAGTGGACAGCGTGTCCACCTTCGATGTGGCCGGTGGGCCGGATCAGGTGGGCGTGGGTGGGGTGCTCGAGGACGCGGAGTGCTTCGACGGGGAGTTCTTCGGGTTGTCGCCGAAGGAGGCGGCGCTGACCGACGCGGCGCACCGGCAGTTCCTGGAAGTGGCGCACGAGGTGCTGGAGCACGGCGGGTACGCGTCTGCCGACCCCGGCCTCCGGATCGGCGTGTACGCCGGAACGGGGATGAACCTGTACGGTCATCAGGACCAGCTCGTCGGTGCGCCGGTGACCGACGTCCCGACGGCGATGCAGGCGACGATCGGTGCCACGGCGGACTTCCTCGCCACACGGGCGGCGTACCGGCTTGGGCTGACCGGTCCCGCGATCGGTGTTCAGACGGCGTGCTCGACGTCCCTGGTCGCGGTTCATCTCGCCGTCCAGGCGTTGCTCGACTCGGATGCCGATCTCGCGATCGCCGGCGCCGCGGCGGTCCGGTTGCCGCAGGAGGCCGGGTACCGGCACGTGCCCGGGTCGATCTTGTCGCCGACCGGCCGCTGCCGGCCGTTCGACGCCGCGGCGGACGGGACGGTCGGCGGCAACGGCGTCGCCGCCGTACTGCTGAAGCGGCTCGATCGTGCGCTGGCCGACGGCGACACTGTGCACGCCGTGATCCTCGGAAGCGCGGTCAACAACGACGGCACCAGCAAGGTGGGCTTCACCGCGCCGAGCGTCTCCGGCCAGGTCGACGTCGTCAGCCGGGCCCTGGACCGGGCAGGTGTCGGGCCGGAGACGATCTCGTACGTCGAAGCGCACGGGACCGGCACCGCGCTCGGCGACCCGGTGGAGTTCGAGGCGCTGTCGCGAGTGTTCGGGACGGCAGGGCGGACGGCCAAGTGTGCGCTCGGCTCGGTCAAGGCCAACGTCGGGCACCTGGACTCGTGTGCGGGAATGGCCGGGCTGATCAAGACGATCCTGATGCTCCAGCACGGCCGGTTGGTGCCGACTCTCAACCTGCAGCAGCCGCACCCCGAGTTGCGGATCGACGACAGTCCTTTCGAGCTGACCACGGCCGCCGGTCCGTGGACGGCCGGCGTACGGCGTGCTGGTGTCAGTGCCCTTGGCGTCGGTGGAACGAATGCGCACCTCGTCCTCGAACAACCTCCGCTGGTCGCCGCGAGCGCGGAGCCGGTCGAGGCCGTGGTGGTTCCGGTGTCGGCGAAGTCCGCCGAGGCGCTGGCGGAGCTGAGCGACTCCCTGCGATCGCATCTCCTGGACCGTCCTGAGCTGGCGGCCGTCGATGTCGCGACGACCATGGCGCGCGGGCGACGCCACTACACGCATCGCCGCGCGGTGGTCGGTGCCGATGCGGCGGACCTGGCCGAGGCCCTGGCCAAGCAGCCGGAGCAGACGGGCAGCGGACCGCTCACGTTTGCCTATACCGGGCAGGGGAGTACCTATCCGGGGATGTCCGACTGGTTGTACCGGAGGTTCGACCCGGCCCGGCGAGTGTTCGACGAGATCGAACGTGCGCTGGGCGTCCCGGTGCTGGAAGCCGACGGCGAACACGCGCAGGTCGCGCTGTTCGCGAACCAGGCCGCGTGGACGGAGGTCTGGCGATCGCTCGGGGTCGTCCCCGACTTCGTCGTCGGGCACAGCGTCGGCGAATACGCCGCGATGTATGCGGCAGGCGTGCTGTCGCTGGTGGACGGCGCTTCGCTGACGGCCCGGCGGGGTGAACTGATGTACGCCGGAGTGCAGCCAGGGGTGATGGTCGCCGTCGCGGCGGATCTCGCCCTGGCCGAGCGGATCGCTGCCGAGTCCGGAGTGGAAGTTGCTGCGGTCAACGGTCGCGACCGGGTGGTGCTGTCGGGGGCGGAGGACGCGATGGCGCGGGCGACCGGCGTACTGGATGTGGCCGGGCTGACCTGGCGGCGGATGGGAGTGGATCGCGCGTTTCACTCGGCGATGGTCGAGCCGATGCTGGACGAGTTGCGGGCTTGGGCGGACGGGGTGTCGTTCGGCGCGCCGCGGCTGCCGGTTTTCGGTGGGGTGGATGGGGCGTTGCTGACTGCTGTGGATGGTCGGTACCTGGTCGATCATGCGCGGCGGGCAGTGCGCTTCGACCTGGTGGTGGGAGCGGTCGGTGAGCGGGGAGGGAGCCGGTTCCTCGAGGTGGGGCCGGACGCTGTCCTGTCGGCGTTCGGGCGGCGCGCGTTGCCGGGCAGCACGTGGGTCGCCAGTCAGCGCAAGGAATCGGACGAGCAGTTCGCGCAGGCGTTGGCGGCCTTGTACGGCGGCGGCAGCGACGTCGACTGGTCGATGGTGTCTGCCGGGCGCCGCATTCCGCTTCCCGGTCACCCACTCGTTCGACGCCGGTATGACGGTGGGTCGGCGCAGCGCCCGGAGCCGGTCCAGGTCGCGGCTGCGAAGCCGGTTCTGGTCGAGGGGGTGGCTGTGCTGGATCGCGTCAAGGAGTTGGTGGCGCCGTCGCTGGGCATGGCGCCGGCCGAGGTCCCGGCGGACTCGACCTTTCTGAGTCTCGGCGCGGACTCGCTGTCGCTGATGCGCCTGGTCGGCGAGCTGGACGAGGTGTTCGGTGTGGCTGTTCCAGTTCGGCGCCTCTTCAGTGATGCCGATACTCCGGCCAAACTCACCGCGCTACTCGACGGGTCACCAGCGGCTGCTGCCCTCGCCCCCGCACCAGCCCCTGCGCCGGCCCCCGCTCTCACGCCGTCCCCTGCCCTCGCGCCTGCGGCGGCCCCGGCTGCTGCACTCGCTCTGACCCCCGCTCCGGCTCCGGCCACGAAGTGGTCGACGGCGGTGGCGTCGTCGCCGGTCGCGGCGACGCGCGGTGCGTGCGACTTCAGCTTGTACTTCTTCGGCGACTACCCCGATGCCGCCGCGCACGACAAGTACGGGCTGATCCTGCGCGCCACCGAGTTCGCCGACGAGCGCGGCTTCCACGCCGTCTGGCTGCCGGAGCGGCACTTCCACTCGTTCGGCGCCCTGTTCCCCAACCCGTCCGTCCTGGCCGCGGCGCTGGCCACCAGGACCCAGCGGATCAGGCTGCACGCCGGATCGGTGGTGCTCCCGCTGCACCACCCGATCCGGGTCGCCGAGGAGTGGTCGGTCGTGGACAACCTGTCCGGCGGCCGGGCCGGTATCTGCGTCGCCAGCGGCTGGCACGCGCGCGACTTCGTGTTCGCGCCGGACAGCTACGGCAAGCACCGCGAGCAGATGTACGAGCACCTGGACACCGTCCGCAAGCTGTGGGCCGGAGGAGCGATCACCGCGACCGCCGGCAACGGCGAACTGACCGAGGTTCGACTGCACCCGAGCCCGCTGCAGGACGAGCCGCCCTTGTACGCCGCGGTGGTCGGCAACCCCGAGTCGTACAAACTTGCCGCACGCAACGACATCGGCGTGGTCACCAACCTGATGGCGCAGTCGGTCGAGGACCTGGCGGCCAACATCGCGCTCTACCGGGCGACCCGCGCCGAGCACGGTCTCGACCCCGAGGCCGGCCGGGTCGTCGTCCTGGTGCACACCTACCTCGGCGACGACCTCGACGCGGCCCGCGAAGCGGCGTACCAGCCGTTCTGCGACTACCTCCGCTCGTCGTTGTCGCTGTTCGGCCAGGTCACCAACAGCCTCGGCTTCCAGATCGACCTCGACAAGACTCCGGACGACGACGTCGACTTCCTGCTCGGACAGGCCTATCAGCGGTACTGCGAGTCCCGCGCTCTGATCGGCACCGCCGACAGCTCGCGGCCGATCGTCGACGCCCTGCTCGCCGCCGGCGCGAACGAGGTCGCCTGCTTCGTCGACTTCGGGCTCTCGCCCGAGCAGGTGATGGAGAGCCTGACCGCCGTCGACGCGCTGCGCGAGGAGTACGGCGCCAAGCCGGTGGCGGACGATCCGGGCCGCGCGCTGACCCCGCCCGAGCGGCGGATCTGGTTTCTGGAGCAGCTGAACCCAGGGGCCAACACGTACCACGAGCCGAAGGCGATCGAGCTGCACGGACCGCTGGACCCGATCGCCTTGCACGGCGCGCTGCAGAAGGTGGTCGATCGGCATCCGGCCCTGCGGACGACCTTCCGGGAGGTCGACGGGGAGCCGCGAGCGTTCGTGGCCGAGGAGGTGACCATCGAGTGCCCGGTGGCCGAGGGCAACGACCTCGAGAGCGTGCTGCGCGACGTCAGGCTGGGGGACCTCGATCCGGCCGCCGGGCCGCTGGTACGCGCGCAGCTGGTGCGGCTCGCCGAGGACCACCACGTACTCCTGCTGGTGGCCCACCACATCGTCTTCGACTCGCCCTCGACCCCGGTCCTGGCGCGCGACCTGGGCGCCTTCTATCGGAGCTGGCCCCAGGATCCCGATCTCCCGCCCGCCGTCGACGGCCTGACCGTCACGAGCCCCCAGAGCACTGACGTGGACTTCTGGGTCGAGCACCTGGCCGGTGCGCCGGAGCTGCAGTTGCCGAGCGATCGGCTGCGGCCGCGAAAGCGCAGTGGACAAGGCCGATCGGCGACCCACGATCTGGATCGCCGGTTGACCGAGCAGGTCACCACGTTCTCCGGCCGGACCGGTGTCACCGTTTTCAGTACGCTGCTGGCCGGCCTGTCCGTCGTACTGGCGCGGTTCAGCGGTCAGAGCGACTTCGTCCTCGGCACCGGGGTCTCTGGTCGCGGCAAGCACGCCGCCGACTCGATCGGCATGTTCGTCGACACCCTCCCGCTGCGGGTCCAACTCCCGGCGAACGGCCAGTTCGCGGCCTTCACCCGCGACCTCGGACTCGCCCTCATGGATGCTGTCGACCACCGCGACCTGCCGTTCGAGGACATCGTCGCGGCCCTCAATCCCGACCGCTCGGCGGGCCGCAACCCGCTGTTCGGGGTCGCCGTCGAGTTCGAGAGCGGCAGCGAGCAGGTCTCGTTCGCACCGCCGACGGTGGCGGCGACCCTGCTCGACCTGCCGAGCGAACGCGCCCCGCTCGACCTCGTGCTCTACCTGACCTACCAGGCCGGCGGGATCAAGTGCGTCGTCGAGTACGACACCGACCTGTACGACGAGACGACGGTCAGGCGCCTGCTCGACTACTTCGAGACCACCCTCGACCTGGCCACCACCGGACCTGCGGTGCCGATCACGGACCTGGCCGTGCTCACCGCCGGCGACCGGCGGTTGCTCGCCCAGCTCGAGGGCGAGTCGGGCGAAGCCCCGACGATCTGCCTGCACGAACTGTTCGAGCAGCAGGCAGACCGTCAGCCGGAAGCGATCGCGATCACCGGCGCGTACGGCGATTCGACGTACGCCGAGCTCGAGCAACAGGCCAACCGGATCGCGGCGGAGCTGCTCAACCGCGGTGTCCGCCCCGGGCAGCTCGTGGCGATCTGTCTGCCGCGAGGACCGGGCCAGATCGCGGCGCTGCTCGGCGTACTGAAGTCTGGTGCGGCGTTCCTGCCCCTCGATCCGGCCGTGCCCACGGAGCGTTTGCGCTTCCTCGTGGACGACGCGGGAGCCGTCGTTGTGGTGACGGCCGAGGGAATGCCGGAGCTCGGCGACCAACTGCGCATCGACCGGCTGGACGGCACCTCGGACCGGCCGGTGACCGGCGTCACCGCCCACGACCTGGCCTACTGCATCTACACCTCCGGCTCGACCGGCACTCCGAAGGGAGTCCTGGTCCCGCATCGCGGCACGGTCAACCATGTGCTCCAGTACGTCGCCAAGCACCCGGGAACGACCACGCTGCAGTGGGCCTCACCGCAGTTCGACAGCAGCCTGCACGAGATCTTCACGGCGCTGGCGGCGGGACAGGCGCTCGTCCTGATCGAGGACGCGACCCGGTACGACGTGGAGGTGCTGGCCGCGACGATCGACAAGTACCAGGTGCAGCGGATCGTGATGCCCTTCAGTGCGGTGCACTCGCTGCTCGCGGCCAAGCCGTCGTTGCCGTCGCTGCGGGAGATCTACGCCGCCGGCGAGGCGACCACGCCGACCGCGACGGATCACGAGTTCCTCGCCGCCCATCCGGACTGCGTTCTCTACAACGGGTACGGGCCGACCGAAGCCTCGGTCGGGGTGACCGAGCATCGCAGCGGGACCGGCGAGACCGCACCGCCGATCGGCCGGCCGATCCCCGGCGTACGGCTTCGGCTGCTGGACGGCGACCGGCGCCCCGTGCCGGTCGGTGCCGTCGGCGAGATCTGTGCCGAGGGCAACTGTGTGACGGACGGGTACCTGAACCGGCCCGCGGAGACCGCGGCCGCCTTCTTCGCGCCGGACAGCTACGCCACCGGCGACCTCGGGCGCTGGCGGGCCGACGGTGCGCTGGAGTTTCACGGTCGCCGCGACGACCAGGTGAAGATCCGGGGTGCCCGGATCGAGCCCGGTGAGATCCGCGCGGCGGTGCTCGACCACGCGCTGGTGACGGATGCCGCGGTCCTCGCGATGGACGGTGAACTGGTCGGGTACATCGTCGGGCCGGTCGGCTTCGCGGAACTGACCGAGCACCTGTCGGCGCGCCTGCCGCAGTACTTGGTGCCCCGGCGATGGGTCCGGCTCGATCGGTTGCCGTTGGCAAGTACCGGCAAACTGGACCGGGCCGCGCTGCCGGCTCCGGACCGGCCGCGGGGGAGTGCGGCACCGAGTACGCCGACGGAGCACGCGCTGCATGCGGTGTGGTGCGAGGTGCTCGGGGTGGACGCCGTGGGGGTCGACGACTCGTTCTTCGCGCTCGGTGGGCACTCGCTGCTCGCCGTACGACTGCTCAACGGCGTACGGGAGACGACCGGAGCCGAGCTGACCTTGACCGAGTTCTTCCGCGAACCGACCCTGCGCGCCGTCGCCAGAGCCGGAGTGGAACCGTCGCCGCGCGAGGAGGCGGTTGTGCGGTCGGAGGAAGCCGGGCCGTTGACCTTCGCGCAGCGACGGGCGCTTGGTCGGCACCGGGCGCGCACCGACGCGACGGTCTACAACGGCATCACCCGGGTCGACGTGACCGGGGACCTCGACCCGGAAAGACTCCGAACGGCCCTGCAAGCCCTGACCGATCGCCACACCGCCTTACGAACAAGGGTTTTCGACGACCAGCAGATGGTGCTGGCGACCGTTCCCATCGCGTTGCCGGTCCACGACCTGCCCGACGACGAGGAGCAGATTCAGGCCTGGTGCGTCGCCGCCGCGCAGCCGGCGATGGATCCCGAACAAGCGCCGCTCTGGCGAGTCCGTATCGGCCGGGTGTCGGCGGATCGCTGGGTGCTGGTGGTCGTCGTCCACCACCTCGTCTACGACGGCTGGTCGTCACGTCTGTTCTGGCAGGAGCTGAGCGCCCTGTACGCCGGCGACGAGCTAGCCCCGGCGACCGCCCAGTTCACCGACTACGCCCGCTGGGAGCGCGACACTCTCACCGGGGAGACCAGGACCCGCCTGGAGACGTTCTGGCGCACCACACTGGCCGGTGCAACGCTCCGGCCGAACCTCCCGCTCGACCACTCCCGCCCCGCCGCCCTGTCAGGCGAAGGAGCAACCCACCACGTCACCCTCCCCCACGAACTGGCCGCCCACCTCAGAACAAGAGCAGCCCAGGCCGGCACCACGCCGTACGTCGTCATCGCCGCCGCTTTCGCCCGCTGGCTGGGCGGAATCTCCGGGGACGACGAGGTGGTCCTGCCCGCCTCCAGCGCCCGCCGCAGCCGCCCGGAGCACGACGGCGTCATCGGCTACCTCGGCGAAGCCGTCCTGGTCAGAGTCCGGCTCGACGCCCCGGACCTGCTCACCGAAACAGCCGAAGCCCTGTACGCCGCCCTCGACCACGAGGCGCTACCTCTCTCAGAGGTCGTCCGCACAGCGTTCCCGGACCAGACGACGTCGCCGTACCCAGCCGTCCTGTTCACCGTCATCACCACGCCACCCGCGACGCTGACCCTGCCGTCGGGCGAGTTCCAGACCCAAGGCCTGAACGTCCCGGGCCACGCCCGGACGGAGCTCTACGTCGTCTTCACCCTCACCGACGAGTCCTTCACCCTCGACATCGAGTACGCCACCGACCTCTTCACCCCCACCACCATCGCCACATGGGCAGCCGCGCTTGTCGCCACCCTCACCAACCAGTAA